A single Aquificaceae bacterium DNA region contains:
- a CDS encoding universal stress protein, producing the protein MTFKRIVVGIDGSKPGWTAKDYAFELGEKLQVPVVGVHIIDNRLLEESFLEDLAGVLGFTYYLGISQKVKDFLEEQANTLIEEFLAEGRQRGVKVSSFQTIGIPYEELVKQADPEDLLIIGRRGRRPIKGFLLSSTAEVVSRRSKSPVMLVPEEKRPVRNICVAYDGGDISKKALELAKELSKLYDARLYALYVGDTPPERPEGVELEVLQGIPEERIVSHCNEGDVDLLLMGAYSKGKVRELFLGSITSFVLHHINIPLLLVK; encoded by the coding sequence TTGACATTTAAGAGGATAGTGGTAGGAATTGACGGCTCAAAACCCGGCTGGACCGCAAAGGACTATGCCTTTGAGCTTGGAGAAAAGCTTCAAGTTCCTGTGGTGGGAGTTCACATAATAGACAACAGACTGCTTGAGGAGAGCTTTTTAGAGGACTTGGCGGGAGTGCTTGGCTTTACCTACTATCTTGGCATATCTCAGAAGGTAAAAGATTTTTTGGAGGAGCAGGCTAACACCCTTATAGAGGAGTTTCTCGCAGAGGGTAGACAAAGGGGCGTAAAGGTTTCCTCCTTTCAAACCATAGGCATACCTTACGAGGAGCTTGTCAAACAGGCAGACCCAGAGGACCTACTAATCATTGGAAGAAGAGGAAGGCGTCCCATAAAGGGCTTTCTCCTTAGCTCCACCGCAGAGGTGGTTTCAAGAAGGAGCAAGTCTCCAGTTATGCTCGTCCCCGAAGAGAAAAGACCTGTAAGAAATATATGCGTTGCCTACGATGGAGGAGACATTTCAAAAAAAGCCCTTGAGCTTGCAAAGGAACTCTCTAAGCTCTATGATGCCAGGCTTTACGCACTTTATGTGGGTGATACACCCCCAGAAAGACCTGAAGGTGTTGAGTTAGAGGTCTTGCAAGGCATACCAGAGGAAAGGATAGTGAGCCATTGCAACGAGGGAGATGTGGACCTACTGCTTATGGGAGCCTATTCAAAGGGGAAAGTGAGAGAGCTATTTCTTGGAAGTATAACAAGCTTTGTCCTGCACCATATAAACATACCTCTTCTTTTGGTGAAGTAA
- the rsmI gene encoding 16S rRNA (cytidine(1402)-2'-O)-methyltransferase, with product MGKLYVVATPIGNLKDITLRALEVLQSVNFIACEDTRRTSILLNHYNIKDKKLISYYEPKESVQVPKVLKLLEKEDVALVSDSGMPSISDPGYKLIRACVEKGIPVEVIPGPSAVLTALVGSGLPTDRFTFVGFLPRKGLEKFFEELKVYKDSTIIAFESPNRVVKSLQVMEKVYGSEVPLCVARELTKIHEEYIRGKLSEVLKDLESRGEVKGEIVLIWRLP from the coding sequence ATGGGAAAGCTCTATGTGGTTGCCACTCCCATAGGAAACTTGAAGGACATTACCCTAAGAGCCCTTGAGGTGCTCCAAAGCGTTAACTTCATAGCCTGCGAAGATACGCGCAGAACTTCGATACTTCTTAACCACTACAACATAAAGGACAAAAAACTCATATCCTACTACGAGCCAAAGGAAAGTGTGCAAGTGCCAAAGGTTCTAAAGCTCCTTGAAAAGGAAGACGTTGCCCTTGTGTCAGACTCTGGCATGCCCTCCATCTCAGACCCGGGATACAAACTAATAAGAGCATGTGTGGAAAAGGGTATACCAGTAGAGGTAATCCCTGGACCCAGTGCGGTCCTTACTGCCCTTGTAGGTTCTGGTCTTCCAACAGACAGGTTTACCTTTGTAGGCTTCCTGCCAAGGAAAGGGCTTGAAAAGTTCTTTGAGGAGCTAAAGGTTTACAAGGATAGCACCATAATAGCCTTTGAATCACCCAACAGAGTGGTAAAAAGTCTACAGGTTATGGAGAAGGTATATGGCTCGGAAGTTCCTCTTTGTGTGGCACGTGAGCTTACAAAGATACACGAGGAGTATATAAGGGGCAAGCTCTCTGAGGTCCTAAAGGATTTGGAAAGTAGGGGAGAGGTAAAAGGAGAAATTGTATTGATATGGAGGTTGCCATGA